The following are encoded in a window of Anopheles stephensi strain Indian chromosome X, UCI_ANSTEP_V1.0, whole genome shotgun sequence genomic DNA:
- the LOC118517463 gene encoding uncharacterized protein LOC118517463 isoform X1 yields MRVLAFLVCVCEFVPVYVRVRVRFVPVGKIYVREKPWNLPITTGFNDMNLKRISSVSSACNDTAGVLTHEHSSGGGGGGGGGGTSSHDVSSALSFSEQKISLLFPKCKPRSEYHYVMNNSTANSNSSSTASNNSSACANGNGSKNSSNNNCLMDVGSMSLGSTHSLATYVTRTSPPTVAAQATNAPAAGTKVYLDMNLYGNNNSSGGGGNTGGTANHGTEFEYSAEKELVVGKGLQMSACGMNNNMGGGGNSSTGGNNNHYTSNHPSAGGGGGGGGGSGSGVVGGGGGGTAGGPGIGLKSDLYGAGSVKHSSNQSASKNLSSTDGYSFYYNNQPPSLTCSPTENQSTISAATLGNSDGGGTGSTTAGLLLSDDDDTADRTKKSDLAGTARWMERNYCHLSVSHYPSVAKSKGSGAGGGGAMQPPKRGGVPSSAYKPVNCYNMVLQSPLEDESDMEDKLKYFNYQHEMQTYNSTRKDKLTGYGDMHCAAGSEGGDEIVVLSSNTKEHGNSLSVTQPKPDTLADEPGPGRKGVLHLGQKLEHVPHVGLSVASPSVENEQLLSSVDFADKMISHYPVKPIGMDDGGQDMGESNVSTGSNIIEYDGSPRRFGLNLCDESDCYLASSVKINLTSPSLLTLPRPGFPQRVLSTPTAATGNNGNSMPQTSTGHASCSPSLLDQVNSTLSKTLLLDSKNSRSQHTDTDGTANSYGGGDLQSKGAGSRGKEQDHHVYDLLPCDIKTAGGKPAPSASELGSKPLEKIQLNAQTTSEDELTMGTSSFPPIANSSTFDYLYEFSETRKVLEEFFKCPSTEDVEKFSDYNDSADEDVESLDVHYDYPVDLERSKTIETTYIGNGSGKQETIAHSPKSPVLSDGPTPEEEDDDTADVEDEEDEEEEEEEDENEKENGLAKYNYKLKSKARINEYCGLRKKKSDTHLKGHNVTGGVAVVEGTDRYGNTEYDRREEDGVRLSLKSTLQSASEARDYAMYVQSSLLKPYPEQQQQVDAHTGSQGQSANQHANSVNELRFNTYINGASRTSSYDAINDSNYDGHPIISNGSDKDPLHYSLNGDGGGEGRKAFTRKYSKNFNYSPDTTDYDSNCGDYDSEISPQYGSDFGLISGNGATMCDDLNNGVISATSGAPTGAGDTLNCLFANNANNYTRYYAAMPVLEDGLSSGHVSDSENNLNANTMTGLLPPDLVTGSVKQLSANGNNAGGGGLMQSGGGSTYGLLGAQSPSVTAKQSISSSPIVSKDMKGAQGPPHVQQQSQQQQQQQQQQQQQQQQQQQQQQNQSTNVEGYFVNNTFRMGNLKLNSSMLHNASIFKNRDPELESLYTINTIQSTPPPPAPAPHRKSSIDCDNLSMLQQQQQQQPQQAVPQKQHQQLQHLQQLQQQQQQQQQSQQQAQPQQSQQQQFNHPQTSAADVQSTLKDIRLCLQKTKNLNLASGNQSRKPFEKGNSCASEFSEPLGTGGAVSGGGTGSGGVSTGPSLSPIWIPRTRASEEFGSKPPIANGGTTLQTSVGGSGPTMLSNGLQSVPGNSCKPVSSSPSSLHTALQACTAKPSTTPGEFAEETDVLIVPGVQTPKTMTLVDEDEDPDTDLETDRLLGHQRLDDQGFYDESNSKHWSNDRKTGAARLLTLGKVSPKQQQSVAPSANTVGAPAPVGTVAGSGPNGKPASQGGSVGARGNQPNGASGPNSFLPSAGTGVTSANSSIALPELGASATTIPTSVAVGSAVNGGPTSTVCHKSTKSSGNLINFNGPNEPQTQLTSPNPSPQHSLSEGNLLDKSNDSASPTGSAKSKSLLNNDSKRKSKNKEVLIEGVLFRARYLGSTQLVCEGQPTKSTRMLQAEEAVSRIKALSPDGEVQPSTEVDLFISTEKIMVLNTDLKEIMMDHALRTISYIADIGDLVVLMARRRFVPQDVDSTDSSGGGGGGVGNGAGAHPASHAAGSTPSQKLAAGPKGNRTPKMICHVFESEEAQFIAQSIGQAFQVAYMEFLKANGIEDHSFMKEMDYQEVLNSQEIFGDELEIFAKKELQKEVVVPKAKGEILGVVIVESGWGSMLPTVVIANLASSGAAARCGQLNIGDQIIAINGLSLVGLPLSTCQGYIKNTKNQTVVKFTVVPCAPVVEVKIKRPNTKYQLGFSVQNGVICSLLRGGIAERGGVRVGHRIIEINNQSVVAVPHEKIVNLLATSVGEILMKTMPTSMFRLLTGQENPIYI; encoded by the exons ATGCGCGTCCTCGCGttcctggtgtgtgtgtgtgagtttgtgccTGTGTACgtgcgtgtacgtgtgcgtTTTGTGCCAGTTGGTAAAATTTACGTACGCGAAAAACCATGGAATCTCCCAATCACCACGGGTTTTAATGACATGAACCTGAAacggat cagcagcgtcagcagcgCCTGTAACGATACGGCAGGTGTGCTGACACACGAGcatagtagtggtggtggtggtggtggtggtggtggtggcacgtCCTCGCACGATGTGTCCTCGGCGTTAAGTTTTAGTGAGCAGAAAATTTCGTTACTGTTTCCCAAATGCAAACCGCGCAGTGAATATCACTATGTCATGAACAACAGCACCgcgaacagcaacagcagcagcaccgccagcaacaacagcagtgcTTGTGCGAACGGTAACGGTAGCAAAAACAGTAGTAACAATAATTGCCTAATGGACGTCGGCAGCATGTCGCTCGGTTCGACCCACTCGCTGGCGACGTATGTGACGCGTACGAGCCCGCCGACGGTTGCCGCCCAGGCCACCAATGCACCGGCGGCTGGCACCAAGGTCTACCTGGATATGAACCTGTACGGGAATAATAATAGTAGTGGTGGCGGAGGTAACACCGGTGGCACCGCCAATCACGGTACGGAGTTTGAGTATAGCGCCGAGAAGGAATTGGTCGTCGGCAAGGGATTGCAGATGAGTGCGTGCGGCATGAACAACAATATGGGTGGCGGTGGTAACAGCAGTACGGGCGGTAATAATAACCATTACACCAGCAACCATCCATCCgccggtggaggaggaggaggaggaggaggatccGGAAGCggtgtggttggtggtggtggtggtggaacaGCTGGAGGACCAGGCATCGGGCTGAAGAGCGATCTGTACGGTGCCGGGAGTGTAAAGCATTCGTCCAATCAATCCGCTAGCAAGAATCTCTCGTCCACGGATGGGTACAGCTTCTACTACAACAATCAACCACCGTCGCTGACCTGTTCGCCAACCGAAAATCAATCTACTATCAGCGCCGCAACACTAGGCAACAGTGATGGGGGAGGCACCGGCAGTACCACCGCAGGTTTGCTGCTGTCCGATGACGATGACACGGCCGACCGTACCAAGAAGAGCGACCTCGCCGGCACGGCTAGATGGATGGAGCGCAACTACTGCCACCTGTCCGTCTCCCACTATCCGAGCGTGGCCAAGTCGAAGGGTAGTGGagccggtggcggtggtgctaTGCAGCCACCGAAGCGGGGTGGCGTACCGTCTTCCGCCTACAAGCCGGTCAACTGCTACAATATGGTGCTGCAGTCACCGCTCGAGGATGAAAGTGACATGGAGGACAAGCTGAAGTACTTCAACTACCAGCATGAGATGCAAACGTACAACAGCACGCGCAAGGACAAGCTGACCGGGTACGGGGACATGCACTGTGCGGCCGGTAGCGAGGGGGGCGACGAAATCGTCGTGCTTAGCAGCAACACGAAGGAGCACGGCAACTCGCTGTCGGTTACACAACCGAAGCCGGACACGCTGGCGGACGAGCCGGGACCGGGCCGGAAAGGTGTGCTGCACCTGGGTCAGAAATTGGAGCACGTGCCGCACGTTGGGCTGAGCGTCGCTAGCCCTAGCGTGGAGAACGAGCAGTTGCTGAGCTCGGTGGATTTTGCGGATAAAATGATATCACACTACCCAGTCAAACCGATCGGGATGGATGATGGGGGGCAGGATATGGGCGAGAGTAACGTCAGCACTGGATCCAACATTATCG AGTACGATGGTTCGCCGAGAAGGTTCGGGTTGAATTTGTGCGACGAAAGCGACTGCTACTTAGCGTCGAGTGTGAAAATAAATCTAACGTCACCATCACTGTTAACGCTACCTCGTCCTGGATTTCCCCAGCGTGTCCTGTCGACACCGACGGCGGCAACCGGCAATAATGGCAATAGCATGCCCCAAACGTCCACCGGCCATGCCAGCTGCTCGCCCTCCCTGTTGGACCAGGTAAATTCCACCCTGAGCAAGACGCTGCTGCTAGATTCCAAAAATTCCCGATCCCAGCACACGGACACGGACGGTACGGCGAATAGTTACGGTGGTGGCGACCTGCAGTCCAAGGGCGCAGGGAGTAGAGGGAAGGAGCAGGACCATCACGTGTACGACCTGTTGCCGTGTGACATTAAAACTGCCGGCGGCAAACCAGCACCGTCGGCGTCTGAGCTGGGCAGCAAACCGTTGGAGAAAATCCAACTGAACGCGCAAACCACATCGGAGGACGAGCTGACGATGGGTACGTCCAGCTTTCCGCCCATCGCCAACTCTTCGACGTTCGACTATTTGTACGAGTTTTCGGAAACGCGCAAGGTGCTGGAGGAGTTCTTCAAGTGTCCGTCGACGGAGGACGTGGAAAAGTTTAGCGACTACAATGACAGTGCGGACGAGGATGTGGAAAGCCTGGACGTGCACTACGACTATCCGGTCGATTTGGAGCGCtcgaaaacgatcgaaacgacGTACATTGGGAATGGGTCGGGCAAGCAGGAAACCATTGCACACTCGCCCAAATCGCCGGTGCTCAGCGATGGGCCCACGCCGGAGGAAGAGGACGACGATACGGCTGACGTCGAGGATgaggaggatgaggaggaggaggaggaggaggacgagaaCGAAAAGGAGAACGGGTTGGCGAAGTACAATTACAAGCTGAAGAGTAAAGCCCGAATAAACGAGTACTGTgggctaaggaagaagaaatccGATACGCATCTGAAAGGGCACAATGTGACGGGCGGAGTAGCCGTGGTGGAGGGGACGGACAGATACGGCAACACGGAGTATGATCGACGTGAGGAAGATGGTGTACGGTTGTCACTGAAATCCACGCTACAGTCGGCAAGCGAGGCACGCGACTACGCAATGTACGTACAGAGCAGCCTGCTCAAGCCCTACCcagagcaacagcagcaggtcgACGCACATACCGGTAGTCAGGGTCAGTCGGCAAACCAGCACGCTAACAGCGTAAATGAGTTGCGCTTCAACACCTACATCAATGGGGCGAGCCGTACGAGCAGTTACGATGCGATCAACGATTCCAACTACGACGGACACCCGATCATTTCGAACGGCAGTGACAAGGATCCGCTGCACTACTCGCTgaacggtgatggtggtggggaGGGGCGCAAAGCGTTTACGCGCAAGTACAGCAAAAACTTCAATTACTCGCCCGACACGACCGACTACGATTCGAACTGTGGCGATTACGATAGCGAAATTTCGCCCCAGTACGGCAGCGACTTTGGGCTCATCTCCGGCAACGGTGCTACGATGTGCGACGATCTGAACAATGGCGTCATTAGTGCCACCTCCGGCGCACCAACCGGAGCCGGCGACACGCTCAACTGTCTGTTTGCAAACAATGCGAACAACTACACACGCTACTACGCCGCCATGCCGGTACTGGAGGATGGTCTGTCGAGTGGTCACGTGTCCGACTCGGAGAACAATCTGAACGCGAACACGATGACGGGTTTACTGCCGCCGGATCTCGTAACCGGGAGCGTAAAGCAGCTGTCGGCCAATGGCAATAATGCTGGCGGCGGTGGTTTAATGCAATCCGGCGGCGGCAGTACGTACGGTCTGCTAGGAGCCCAGTCGCCCTCGGTTACGGCAAAGCAATCGATATCATCGTCACCGATAGTGTCAAAGGATATGAAAGGCGCACAAGGACCACCGCATGTACAGCAGCAgtcacagcaacagcagcagcagcagcagcagcagcagcagcaacagcaacagcaacagcagcagcagcagaaccaaAGCACTAATGTCGAGGGCTACTTCGTAAACAACACCTTCCGCATGGGAAATCTGAAGCTAAACTCTAGTATGCTACATAACGCAAGCATATTTAAGAATCGCGATCCAGAGCTGGAATCTCTTTATACTATAA ATACTATACAATCGACTCCACCACCTCCGGCGCCAGCACCGCATAGGAAGTCTTCGATTGATTGTGATAACCTGTCCATgttgcaacagcagcagcagcagcaaccacaacAAGCAGTACCGCAaaagcaacaccagcagctaCAACACCTACAACagctgcaacaacagcagcagcagcagcaacaatcgcAACAGCAAGCGCAACCACAGCaatcacagcagcagcagttcaaCCATCCACAGACATCTGCCGCCGACGTGCAGTCAACATTGAAGGACATTAGACTTTGCCTGCAGAAAACGAAGAACTTAAACTTAGCTAGTGGCAACCAATCTAGGAAACCGTTCGAGAAAGGCAACAGCTGCGCGAGCGAATTTTCCGAACCGCTAGGCACCGGTGGTGCGGTCAGTGGCGGTGGCACTGGTAGCGGTGGTGTCAGTACCGGTCCCAGCCTCTCCCCAATATGGATACCGCGTACACGAGCCAGCGAGGAGTTTGGCAGCAAACCACCGATCGCCAACGGTGGCACAACGCTCCAGACGTCGGTCGGCGGTAGTGGACCCACCATGCTTTCCAATGGACTGCAGTCCGTGCCGGGCAACTCCTGCAAGCCCGTCTCGTCCTCCCCGTCCTCCCTACACACCGCCCTGCAAGCGTGTACCGCCAAGCCAAGCACCACGCCGGGCGAGTTTGCCGAGGAGACGGATGTGCTGATCGTGCCGGGTGTGCAAACGCCCAAAACGATGACACTCGTCGACGAGGATGAAGATCCGGACACGGATCTGGAAACCGACCGTCTGCTCGGGCACCAGCGGCTGGACGATCAAGGGTTTTACGACGAGAGCAACAGCAAGCACTGGAGCAACGATCGCAAAACGGGCGCCGCGCGACTGCTTACCCTCGGTAAGGTATcaccgaagcagcagcaaagtgtGGCACCATCGGCAAACACCGTCGGTGCGCCGGCCCCGGTGGGTACTGTTGCCGGCTCCGGACCGAACGGCAAACCGGCCAGCCAGGGTGGATCGGTTGGGGCACGCGGCAACCAACCGAACGGCGCCAGCGGTCCCAACAGCTTCCTGCCATCAGCCGGTACCGGCGTTACGAGCGCCAATTCTAGCATCGCACTGCCGGAGCTTGGTGCGTCCGCTACCACCATCCCAACGTCGGTGGCAGTCGGAAGTGCTGTGAATGGTGGCCCGACCTCCACCGTATGCCACAAAAGCACGAAATCGAGTGGCAACTTGATTAACTTTAACGGTCCGAACGAACCGCAGACGCAGCTAACATCGCCGAATCCCAGCCCGCAGCATTCGCTGAGCGAGGGCAACCTGTTGGACAAGTCGAATGATTCGGCCAGCCCGACCGGATCGGCCAAATCGAAATCACTGCTGAACAATGACAGCAAACGGAAATCCAAGAACAAGGAAG TTCTTATTGAAGGTGTTCTATTTCGGGCACGTTACTTAGGCTCCACGCAGCTAGTGTGCGAAGGACAACCTACGAAATCGACACGCATGCTTCAGGCAGAAGAAGCCGTTTCTAGAATAAAG GCTTTG TCTCCCGATGGTGAGGTTCAACCGAGCACGGAGGTGGATCTCTTCATATCCACCGAAAAGATAATGGTACTAAACACGGATTTGAAGGAGATCATGATGGACCACGCACTGCGCACGATCTCCTACATTGCCGACATTGGCGATCTGGTGGTGCTGATGGCACGGCGCCGTTTCGTACCGCAGGACGTTGACTCGACGGACTCGTCCggtggtgggggtgggggCGTTGGCAACGGTGCCGGTGCCCACCCGGCCAGTCACGCGGCCGGCAGCACACCGTCCCAGAAGCTTGCCGCCGGGCCTAAGGGCAACCGTACGCCGAAGATGATCTGTCACGTGTTCGAGAGCGAGGAGGCACAGTTTATCGCGCAAAGCATCGGGCAAGCATTTCAGGTCGCGTACATGGAGTTCCTGAAGGCGAACGGAATTGAGGACCACAGCTTTATGAAGGAGATGGACTACCAGGAGGTGCTCAACAGCCAGGAGATCTTCGGCGATGAGCTGGAAATCTTCGCCAAGAAGGAGCTGCagaaggaggtggtggtgccgAAGGCGAAGGGTGAAATACTGGGCGTGGTGATCGTGGAGTCGGGCTGGGGCTCGATGCTACCGACCGTGGTGATTGCGAACCTGGCGTCTTCCGGTGCGGCAGCCCGGTGCGGGCAGCTAAACATTGGCGATCAGATCATCGCCATCAACGGACTGAGCCTGGTCGGGTTGCCGCTGTCCACCTGCCAGGGTTACATCAAGAACACGAAGAACCAAACCGTGGTGAAGTTTACCGTCGTCCCGTGTGCGCCTGTGGTGGAGGTGAAGATCAAACGACCGAACACAAAGTACCAGCTAGGATTTAGCGTACAGAACGGCGTG ATCTGCAGCCTGCTGCGGGGAGGAATTGCCGAACGGGGCGGTGTTCGTGTCGGTCATCGAATCATCGAAATCAATAACCAAAGTGTCGTTGCGGTGCCACACGAAAAGATTGTCAATCTGCTAGCAACTTCGGTTGGCGAG atACTGATGAAAACCATGCCCACTTCAATGTTCCGACTGCTTACCGGACAGGAGAATCCTATCTACATATAA